In one Phyllostomus discolor isolate MPI-MPIP mPhyDis1 chromosome 8, mPhyDis1.pri.v3, whole genome shotgun sequence genomic region, the following are encoded:
- the NEIL2 gene encoding endonuclease 8-like 2: MPEGPSVRKFHHLVCPFVGQQVVQTGGSSKKLNPASFQSLWLQDTQVHGKKLYLRFDPDEETRCPGDNPLPEPLRKRKRKEGAGDHKQTLGPDFQKISDQSPRSPELVHSGDNGSEYLRRDSPAGSAERWLQIRFGLFGSIWVNEFSRAKKANKRGDWRDPIPRLVLHFGGGSFLAFYNCQMSWSSSPVIKPTSDILSAEFHRGQALEALGQAQPVCYTLLDQRYFSGLGNIIKNEALYRAGIHPLSLGSLLSPQQLEILVDHVVEFSADWLHGKFQGRQQHTQIYQKDQCPAGHQVMREAFGPPGGFQRLTWWCPQCQPRLSPDEVERVQLS; the protein is encoded by the exons ATGCCAGAAGGGCCGTCTGTGAGGAAGTTTCACCATTTGGTATGCCCCTTTGTGGGGCAGCAGGTGGTCCAGACAGGGGGCAGCAGCAAGAAGCTGAACCCCGCCAGTTTCCAGTCCCTGTGGCTCCAGGACACCCAG gtcCATGGAAAGAAACTATACCTTAGATTTGACCCAGATGAAGAAACCAGGTGTCCTGGCGACAACCCACTGCCAGAACCTCTacgaaaaagaaagaggaaggaaggggctggggaccACAAGCAGACCTTGGGTCCCGACTTCCAGAAAATCTCGGACCAGTCGCCCCGGTCCCCGGAGCTTGTCCACAGCGGAGACAATGGCTCGGAGTATCTGAGGAGGGACAGCCCTGCCGGGAGTGCAGAGAGGTGGCTGCAGATCCGCTTTGGTTTGTTTGGCAGCATTTGGGTGAATGAATTCTCCAGAGCAAAGAAAGCAAACAAGAGGGGTGACTGGAGGGACCCCATTCCAAG gtTGGTCTTGCACTTTGGTGGTGGCAGCTTCCTGGCATTTTATAATTGCCAGATGTCTTGGAGCTCTTCCCCAGTGATCAAGCCCACCTCTGACATCTTGTCTGCAGAGTTCCACCGAGGACAAGCCTTGGAAGCTCTGGGCCAAGCGCAGCCCGTCTGCTACACGCTGTTGGACCAGAGATACTTCTCAGGCTTAG GGAACATCATTAAGAATGAAGCCTTGTACAGAGCTGGGATCCATCCCCTTTCTCTCGGCTCACTCCTCAGTCCTCAGCAACTTGAGATCCTCGTGGATCACGTGGTGGAGTTCAGTGCAGATTGGCTTCATGGCAAGTTCCAGGGCAGACAGCAGCACACGCAGATCTACCAGAAAGATCAGTGCCCTGCCGGGCACCAGGTCATGAGGGAGGCCTTCGGGCCTCCAGGTGGCTTCCAGAGGCTCACCTGGTGGTGCCCACAGTGCCAGCCCAGGCTGTCACCTGATGAGGTGGAGCGAGTTCAGCTTTCCTAA